A genomic segment from Pseudosulfitobacter sp. DSM 107133 encodes:
- a CDS encoding ABC transporter permease, protein MSDTTTPETAAPQSAVEVRFRGGGFAPSARRGVGVAVFVVLVLLVEWGTRAGWISALTLPRPSDVAATFVELWQSGLLFKHLAPSLSRLAVGAALGASLGIGVGILIGLFSYVRAGLVPLVAALFPIPKIALLPLFVIWFGIDETSKYALIAFGTFTPTVVATYGAVDNVDRSLIRMGQSFGLSWLSIVRKIVLPGAMPGILSGLRISLAIAIILLVAAEMLGAEYGIGAYILEAGSLYDLERLFAGVLILSVLGVLLSTVIGQIEKRLLSWRG, encoded by the coding sequence ATGTCTGACACCACCACACCCGAGACAGCCGCCCCCCAATCTGCTGTCGAAGTCCGCTTTCGCGGCGGCGGCTTTGCCCCTTCGGCCCGGCGCGGTGTTGGCGTGGCGGTGTTCGTGGTGCTGGTGCTGCTGGTGGAATGGGGCACGCGGGCGGGCTGGATCTCGGCGCTGACGCTGCCCCGCCCCTCGGACGTGGCCGCCACATTTGTCGAGCTGTGGCAAAGCGGGCTGTTGTTCAAACACCTTGCTCCCTCGCTTAGCCGTCTGGCAGTGGGGGCGGCGCTGGGGGCCAGCCTTGGCATCGGCGTCGGAATCCTGATCGGCCTGTTTTCCTATGTGCGCGCGGGGCTGGTGCCGCTGGTCGCCGCGCTGTTCCCGATCCCCAAGATCGCCCTGCTGCCGCTGTTCGTCATCTGGTTCGGCATTGACGAGACATCAAAATACGCGCTGATCGCCTTCGGCACCTTTACCCCCACGGTCGTCGCCACCTATGGCGCGGTGGACAACGTCGACCGCTCGCTGATCCGCATGGGCCAAAGCTTTGGCCTGTCGTGGCTGTCCATCGTGCGCAAGATCGTGTTGCCCGGCGCCATGCCCGGCATCCTGTCGGGTCTGCGGATTTCGCTGGCGATTGCCATCATCCTGCTGGTGGCGGCGGAAATGCTGGGCGCCGAATACGGCATCGGCGCTTATATCCTCGAAGCCGGATCGCTCTATGATCTGGAACGGCTGTTTGCAGGGGTGCTGATCCTGTCGGTGCTGGGCGTGCTGCTGAGCACGGTCATCGGACAGATCGAAAAACGCCTGCTGTCCTGGCGCGGCTAG
- a CDS encoding ABC transporter ATP-binding protein: MDIRLDAISHSYGDTEVLRDISLDIPAGRIVCLVGPSGCGKSTLLRLIGGLERADAGRVLQLGTPPADSLNPLTYVFQDFALLPWRSVHGNISLVLEDHGIRGKAADAIIGDVLARTKLTDFARALPRQLSGGMKQRVAIARALAVNPAVMLMDEPLSALDSQTRELLMDDLVALWMRQPFTSVYVTHNLAEAVRLGHKIVVLSRRPGQICEVVEIDKPLDQRGYGDPELEQVQKHLWTLMRDEARAADAELLNV; the protein is encoded by the coding sequence ATGGACATCCGCCTCGACGCGATCAGCCACAGCTATGGCGACACCGAAGTGTTGCGCGACATCAGCCTGGACATTCCGGCAGGGCGCATCGTCTGTCTGGTTGGTCCCTCGGGCTGTGGCAAATCCACGTTGCTGCGTCTGATCGGCGGGCTGGAACGCGCAGACGCCGGCCGCGTGTTGCAACTGGGCACGCCCCCTGCCGACAGCCTGAACCCGCTGACTTACGTCTTTCAGGACTTTGCCCTGCTGCCCTGGCGCAGCGTGCATGGGAACATCTCGCTGGTGCTCGAGGATCACGGGATACGCGGCAAAGCCGCCGATGCGATCATCGGTGACGTTCTGGCCCGCACCAAGCTGACCGATTTCGCCCGCGCCCTGCCCCGCCAGCTGTCGGGGGGCATGAAACAACGCGTCGCCATTGCACGTGCGCTGGCGGTGAACCCTGCGGTGATGCTGATGGACGAACCGCTGTCCGCGCTCGACAGCCAGACCCGCGAGCTGCTGATGGACGATCTGGTGGCGCTATGGATGCGCCAGCCGTTCACATCCGTCTATGTCACCCACAATCTGGCCGAAGCGGTGCGGCTGGGTCACAAGATCGTGGTGCTGTCGCGCCGTCCGGGGCAAATTTGCGAGGTCGTCGAGATCGACAAGCCGCTGGACCAGCGCGGCTATGGTGATCCCGAACTGGAGCAGGTGCAAAAACACCTGTGGACCCTGATGCGCGACGAAGCCCGCGCAGCCGATGCGGAGCTTTTGAATGTCTGA
- a CDS encoding ABC transporter substrate-binding protein, translating to MINFNRRQTLGLIGAAAATGLAAPAIAQNKKIVVGALRFTSHSASFVAVERGYFAEAGLDVELRFFQAAQPMAVAIASGDVDYAVTAVSGGLISLADKGAIKVIGGGLSEEPGIDGQKILASDAAFQAGLTTPAGLAGKKFGISTAGSSFHYMGSKVAQAEGIEMSFTPLQKVGAIIGALKSGQIDAWSIVPHIAKPLAGSGAVHIIGNISDYLPNYQVTTVFTSTDNADNQRDQTQAFLNGFSKGVADYNAAMIEKTGGEEGVNEMVELIHKYVYADQPIEKASKSIINGTMRLNEGAKMNVASLRDQLEWFQSEGLVDASITLDTFVDTSYVETYEA from the coding sequence ATGATCAACTTCAACCGCCGCCAGACACTGGGTCTGATCGGGGCCGCAGCCGCCACCGGACTTGCCGCCCCCGCCATCGCGCAGAACAAGAAAATCGTCGTGGGCGCGCTGCGCTTCACCTCGCATTCCGCCAGCTTCGTCGCGGTCGAACGGGGCTATTTCGCCGAGGCCGGACTGGACGTCGAACTGCGGTTCTTCCAGGCCGCGCAGCCCATGGCCGTGGCCATTGCGTCGGGCGATGTGGACTATGCGGTCACGGCTGTATCGGGCGGCCTGATCTCGCTGGCGGACAAGGGCGCGATCAAGGTGATCGGCGGCGGCCTGAGCGAAGAGCCGGGCATTGACGGGCAGAAAATCCTGGCCTCGGATGCGGCGTTTCAGGCCGGTCTGACCACGCCTGCGGGTCTTGCGGGCAAGAAGTTCGGCATTTCCACCGCCGGATCGTCCTTTCACTACATGGGGTCCAAAGTGGCGCAGGCCGAAGGCATCGAGATGTCGTTCACGCCCCTGCAAAAGGTCGGCGCGATCATCGGCGCGCTGAAGTCGGGCCAGATTGACGCATGGTCGATCGTGCCCCACATCGCCAAGCCGCTGGCCGGTTCGGGTGCTGTGCACATCATCGGCAACATCTCGGATTATCTGCCGAACTATCAGGTGACGACAGTCTTTACTTCGACCGACAACGCCGACAACCAGCGTGACCAGACGCAGGCGTTCCTGAACGGTTTCTCGAAAGGGGTGGCCGACTATAACGCTGCAATGATCGAAAAAACCGGCGGCGAAGAAGGCGTAAACGAGATGGTCGAACTGATCCACAAATATGTCTACGCCGACCAGCCCATCGAAAAGGCGTCCAAGTCGATCATCAACGGCACGATGCGGCTGAACGAGGGGGCCAAGATGAACGTGGCTTCACTGCGTGACCAGCTTGAGTGGTTCCAGTCCGAAGGTCTGGTCGATGCGTCGATCACACTCGACACATTTGTCGACACATCCTACGTCGAAACCTACGAGGCCTAA
- a CDS encoding MFS transporter, whose product MNHSATRDHCAKTPLAVAALALSMVLASLGTSIANIALPTLSSDLAIPFYRVQWVVTAYLVALTLSVVVVGRLGDRFGLKKMLLFGLGLFALASCLCGLAPSLRALVAARALQGVGAAFLMTLAIALVHEAAPENRIGRAMGLLGTMSALGTALGPSLGGVLISVTGWQGIFLALVPFSALCFALVYRVLPDSGRAPAPAALRMSALLRPGLLPRLVANLCVAATMMATLVVGPFYLGFALGLGTAATGIVMTVGPVISIASGVPSGRLVDAWGAPRVILAGLGALVSGAVALVLLPMVWGLWGYLVAIAILTPGYQLFQAANNTAIMADVAQAERGVVSGLLGLFRNLGLVAGASGLGAVFAFGAGTDVLESAAPSAIVDGMQMTFLLAAALMAGATCLVRARAGDDATVKFGPNP is encoded by the coding sequence ATGAACCACTCTGCAACACGAGACCACTGCGCCAAAACCCCGCTGGCTGTCGCCGCACTGGCGCTGTCGATGGTGTTGGCGTCGCTTGGCACCAGCATCGCGAATATTGCGCTGCCAACGCTTTCGTCAGACCTCGCCATCCCCTTTTACAGGGTCCAATGGGTCGTCACCGCCTATCTGGTGGCGCTGACCCTGTCGGTTGTCGTGGTCGGGCGGCTGGGGGACCGGTTTGGCCTGAAAAAGATGTTGCTGTTCGGGCTGGGGCTGTTCGCGCTGGCCTCGTGTCTATGCGGGCTGGCCCCGTCGTTGCGGGCGCTGGTCGCGGCGCGCGCATTACAGGGCGTGGGGGCGGCGTTTCTGATGACGCTGGCAATTGCGCTGGTGCACGAGGCTGCGCCCGAAAACCGGATCGGGCGGGCAATGGGGCTGCTGGGTACCATGTCGGCGCTTGGCACCGCGCTTGGCCCGTCGCTGGGCGGCGTCCTGATTTCGGTGACCGGCTGGCAGGGGATATTTCTGGCACTGGTCCCGTTCAGCGCGCTGTGTTTCGCGCTGGTCTATCGGGTCTTGCCCGACAGCGGCCGCGCGCCCGCACCGGCGGCGTTGCGCATGAGTGCCCTGCTGCGCCCCGGCCTGCTGCCACGGCTGGTTGCAAATCTGTGCGTGGCCGCCACCATGATGGCAACGCTGGTGGTCGGGCCGTTCTACCTCGGGTTTGCGCTGGGGCTGGGCACGGCGGCGACCGGCATTGTCATGACGGTCGGGCCGGTGATTTCCATTGCCAGCGGCGTCCCCTCTGGCCGGTTGGTCGACGCATGGGGGGCTCCGCGGGTGATACTGGCGGGACTGGGGGCGCTGGTCAGCGGCGCGGTGGCGCTTGTGCTGTTGCCGATGGTTTGGGGCCTGTGGGGCTATCTGGTGGCCATCGCCATCCTGACACCGGGATACCAGCTGTTTCAGGCCGCCAACAATACGGCCATTATGGCCGATGTCGCACAGGCAGAGCGCGGCGTGGTGTCGGGGTTGCTGGGGCTGTTTCGCAATCTGGGGCTGGTGGCGGGCGCGTCGGGTCTTGGGGCGGTGTTTGCCTTTGGCGCAGGCACCGATGTGCTGGAAAGCGCTGCACCTTCCGCAATCGTGGACGGAATGCAGATGACATTCCTGCTGGCAGCCGCGCTGATGGCGGGCGCAACTTGCCTTGTCAGGGCACGCGCAGGTGATGACGCGACGGTCAAATTCGGCCCCAACCCTTGA
- a CDS encoding helix-turn-helix domain-containing protein, with the protein MKLLDIGEVCDRTGLRPSALRYYEEIGLIVALGRNGLRRQYDPYVVTQLALIAMGKSAGFTLEEIASMFGENGQPDLPRDVLHHKADTLERQIVELETMRDILRHVADCPAPTHSECPTFRRLVALAARRGQGGKGRRGQGR; encoded by the coding sequence ATGAAGTTACTGGACATTGGCGAGGTCTGCGACCGCACCGGATTGCGCCCCTCGGCGCTGCGGTATTACGAAGAAATCGGGCTGATCGTGGCCCTTGGGCGCAATGGTCTGCGGCGGCAGTATGACCCCTATGTGGTGACGCAACTGGCGCTGATCGCGATGGGCAAATCGGCTGGTTTCACGCTCGAGGAAATCGCATCCATGTTCGGCGAGAACGGGCAGCCCGATCTGCCTCGCGATGTCTTGCATCACAAGGCGGATACGCTGGAACGTCAGATTGTCGAGCTTGAGACGATGCGCGATATCCTGCGCCATGTTGCCGACTGTCCGGCCCCCACGCACAGCGAATGCCCCACATTTCGCCGTCTTGTGGCGCTGGCGGCGCGTCGGGGACAAGGCGGGAAGGGGCGGCGGGGGCAAGGCAGGTGA
- the phnC gene encoding phosphonate ABC transporter ATP-binding protein, whose translation MLEITNLTKTFGANTAVDNATLSVKRSCMIGIIGRSGAGKSTLLRMLNRLTDSSSGSFTVEGHDMTHLRGAARRRWQSQCAMIFQQFNLVPRMDVVSNVLHGTLNRRSTMATMFNMYPTADVHRAIDILDRLGIVQHAQKRAEALSGGQQQRVAIARALMQDPKIILADEPIASLDPMNAQVVMEALRRIHEEDGRMVIANLHTLDTARRYCDRVIGMRDGRIVFDGTPEQLTVGAARDIYGADASFSEAATSTAIETLEQVPA comes from the coding sequence ATGCTGGAAATCACCAACCTGACAAAAACCTTCGGCGCGAACACCGCCGTGGACAACGCCACGCTGTCGGTCAAGCGCTCGTGCATGATCGGGATCATCGGACGGTCAGGTGCCGGCAAGTCGACCCTTCTGCGGATGCTGAACCGGCTGACCGACAGCTCGTCCGGCAGCTTTACCGTCGAGGGTCACGACATGACCCACCTGCGCGGCGCGGCCCGCCGCCGCTGGCAGTCGCAATGCGCGATGATCTTTCAACAGTTCAATCTGGTGCCGCGCATGGACGTGGTGTCGAACGTGCTGCACGGCACGTTGAACCGCCGCTCGACCATGGCGACCATGTTCAACATGTATCCCACCGCTGACGTGCACCGCGCCATCGACATCCTTGACCGGCTGGGCATCGTCCAGCACGCCCAGAAACGCGCCGAGGCGCTGTCGGGCGGCCAGCAACAGCGTGTCGCCATCGCCCGTGCCCTGATGCAGGACCCCAAGATCATTCTCGCGGACGAGCCTATTGCCTCGCTCGACCCGATGAACGCCCAGGTCGTGATGGAGGCCCTGCGCCGCATCCACGAAGAAGACGGCCGCATGGTCATCGCCAACCTGCACACGCTGGACACCGCACGCCGCTATTGTGACCGCGTGATCGGCATGCGCGACGGGCGTATCGTTTTTGACGGCACGCCCGAGCAACTGACCGTGGGTGCCGCCCGCGACATCTATGGCGCGGACGCCTCGTTCTCCGAAGCGGCCACATCGACCGCCATCGAGACCCTCGAACAGGTACCCGCCTGA
- the phnD gene encoding phosphonate ABC transporter substrate-binding protein: MKRILAAALATTALVTPVLADETPITEFRIGILGGENAQDRMNSFQCLADYTTEELGVPTKLFAPADYNGVIQGLLGGTLDMAWLGASGYAAVYLQDPDAVEPVLIKINLDGSYGYHSIGFARADSGITSLADLKGKTFGFGDPNSTSGYLIPSIEIPQAGDGITMESGEYFGEVKFTGGHEQTIVAVNNGDIDAGVTWADGQGNWEDGYNSGALRKAVDAGLVDMNDLVEIWRSKPIPEGPVVLRKALPAEVKAKMTALVDGLYDVDPDCAYGVASGDTLGFDPITHEAYESIVEARKAKSN, from the coding sequence ATGAAACGCATCCTCGCGGCCGCACTGGCCACAACTGCTCTCGTCACACCCGTGCTGGCCGACGAAACCCCCATCACCGAATTCCGCATCGGCATCCTGGGTGGCGAAAACGCCCAGGACCGCATGAACAGCTTTCAGTGTCTGGCCGATTACACCACCGAAGAGCTGGGCGTTCCCACCAAACTGTTTGCCCCCGCCGACTACAACGGTGTGATCCAGGGCCTGCTGGGCGGCACGCTGGACATGGCATGGCTGGGCGCGTCGGGTTATGCCGCCGTCTACCTGCAAGACCCCGATGCGGTCGAGCCTGTGCTGATCAAGATCAACCTCGACGGCTCTTACGGCTACCACTCGATCGGTTTCGCCCGCGCCGACAGCGGCATCACGTCGCTGGCCGACCTGAAGGGCAAGACATTTGGCTTTGGTGACCCGAACTCGACATCCGGCTACCTGATCCCTTCGATCGAGATCCCGCAAGCGGGCGACGGCATCACCATGGAAAGCGGCGAATATTTCGGTGAGGTCAAATTCACCGGCGGCCACGAACAGACCATCGTTGCAGTAAACAACGGTGACATCGACGCAGGCGTGACCTGGGCCGACGGTCAGGGCAACTGGGAAGACGGTTACAACTCGGGCGCGCTGCGCAAGGCTGTGGATGCCGGTCTGGTCGACATGAACGATCTGGTCGAAATCTGGCGCTCCAAGCCGATCCCCGAAGGCCCCGTCGTCCTGCGCAAGGCGCTGCCCGCCGAGGTCAAGGCCAAGATGACCGCACTGGTTGACGGTCTGTATGACGTTGATCCCGATTGCGCCTATGGCGTGGCCTCGGGCGACACGCTGGGTTTTGATCCGATCACCCACGAGGCTTACGAATCCATCGTCGAAGCGCGCAAAGCGAAATCGAACTAA
- the phnE gene encoding phosphonate ABC transporter, permease protein PhnE, producing MTSAADTDPSPADIRTDYLAQMRQKRMLNMILLLIFAALMVAGFYTADQRNAGGFWNGWRHILDFPADVVGEAYERANLLPGYFVKYLPSLLETINIAGAATLIGAMLALVASMLATRGLAPAGWLIAPVRRLLDILRAVPEIVIALVLIFLLGGGPVPAMIAIALHTVGALGKLFSEVNENASLKPVEGLASTGGSWMQQMMLGVVPQVAPNYLSYALLRFEINIRASAILGFVGAGGIGYDLRNTMSWGQGKFDEAAAIFLLLFAAIVVVDQLSSTFRNRLTHGKAYKDKGAVL from the coding sequence ATGACATCCGCCGCTGACACAGACCCCAGCCCCGCAGACATCCGCACCGACTATCTCGCGCAGATGCGTCAGAAGCGGATGCTGAACATGATCCTGCTGCTGATCTTCGCCGCCCTGATGGTGGCCGGTTTCTACACCGCCGACCAGCGCAACGCCGGCGGGTTCTGGAACGGCTGGCGGCACATTCTGGACTTTCCCGCGGACGTGGTTGGCGAAGCTTATGAGCGTGCCAACCTGCTGCCGGGGTATTTCGTGAAATACCTGCCCTCGCTGCTGGAAACCATCAACATTGCGGGCGCTGCCACCCTGATCGGGGCGATGCTCGCGCTGGTGGCGTCGATGCTGGCCACCCGGGGTCTGGCCCCTGCGGGCTGGCTGATTGCCCCTGTGCGCCGCCTGCTGGATATCCTGCGCGCGGTGCCGGAAATCGTCATTGCGCTGGTGCTGATCTTCCTGCTGGGCGGCGGCCCGGTGCCTGCCATGATCGCCATCGCCCTGCACACGGTCGGCGCATTGGGCAAGCTGTTCTCGGAAGTGAACGAAAATGCCTCGCTGAAACCTGTCGAGGGCCTAGCCTCGACCGGCGGGTCGTGGATGCAGCAGATGATGCTGGGCGTTGTGCCGCAAGTGGCCCCGAACTACCTCAGCTACGCCTTGCTGCGCTTTGAAATCAACATCCGCGCCTCGGCCATCCTTGGGTTCGTGGGGGCGGGCGGCATCGGCTATGACCTGCGCAACACGATGTCCTGGGGACAGGGCAAATTCGACGAAGCCGCCGCGATCTTCCTGCTGCTGTTCGCCGCCATCGTCGTCGTCGACCAGCTTTCCAGCACTTTCCGCAACCGCCTGACCCATGGGAAGGCGTACAAAGACAAAGGGGCCGTGCTGTGA
- the phnE gene encoding phosphonate ABC transporter, permease protein PhnE, translating into MSDAAIYATATRSLTRKRLIALAAPAVILAYLAYVFVAFDVAGLADRISLRNMQTLVSDTYSYKVHVTRDNRDGDTTVAIEGERKGEYPAGTGPDWVDLSDATRVTLGDGSVVTMGETVTYDVPGYGTITATPGKSGVNATFPAGEMPDWINASKNRVAITTDAGRLTITRNNTEVFRYFYGWELFFFTLDSPFHGKSVTELLGSGQYGAIWSDFWSNKMWRHADVAWALFETVLMAFLGTFGAAMIALPLGFLAARNFTPLGSLRFAARRVFDFLRGVDGLIWTIVLSRAFGPGPLTGSLAIMLTDTGTFGKIFSEALENVDDKQIEGIASTGAKPMQRYRFGVIPQITPVLLSQILYYLESNTRSATIIGAITGGGIGLLLTQAIITQKDWEEVSYYIILIILMVMAMDSFSGWLRRRLIQGTGEGTH; encoded by the coding sequence GTGAGTGACGCTGCCATCTATGCCACCGCCACCCGTTCGCTGACCCGCAAACGCCTGATCGCGCTGGCAGCACCCGCGGTGATCCTTGCCTATCTCGCTTATGTCTTTGTCGCTTTCGACGTTGCCGGACTGGCCGACCGGATCAGCCTGCGCAACATGCAGACGCTGGTGTCCGACACCTACAGCTACAAGGTGCACGTCACCCGCGACAACCGCGACGGGGACACAACCGTTGCCATCGAGGGCGAGCGCAAGGGTGAATACCCCGCAGGCACCGGCCCCGACTGGGTCGACCTGTCGGACGCCACCCGCGTCACGCTGGGCGACGGGTCGGTTGTGACCATGGGCGAGACTGTCACCTATGACGTGCCCGGCTATGGCACCATCACCGCAACCCCCGGCAAAAGCGGCGTCAACGCGACCTTTCCGGCGGGCGAGATGCCCGACTGGATCAACGCTTCGAAAAACCGTGTGGCCATCACCACCGATGCGGGCCGTCTGACCATCACCCGCAACAACACCGAAGTGTTCCGCTATTTCTACGGTTGGGAGCTGTTTTTCTTCACACTCGACAGTCCGTTCCACGGCAAAAGCGTGACCGAACTGCTCGGCTCGGGCCAGTACGGCGCGATCTGGTCCGATTTCTGGAGCAACAAGATGTGGCGCCATGCCGACGTGGCCTGGGCGCTGTTCGAAACCGTGCTGATGGCCTTCCTTGGCACATTCGGCGCGGCGATGATTGCCTTGCCGCTGGGCTTTCTCGCGGCCAGGAACTTTACCCCTCTGGGCAGCCTGCGCTTTGCCGCGCGGCGCGTGTTCGACTTTTTGCGCGGGGTCGACGGGCTGATCTGGACGATTGTGCTCAGCCGTGCATTCGGCCCCGGCCCGCTGACCGGCTCGCTGGCGATCATGCTGACCGACACCGGCACCTTCGGCAAGATCTTCTCGGAGGCGCTGGAAAACGTCGACGACAAACAGATCGAAGGCATCGCCTCGACCGGGGCCAAGCCGATGCAACGCTACCGTTTCGGCGTCATCCCGCAGATCACGCCGGTGCTGCTGAGCCAGATATTATACTATCTGGAAAGCAACACCCGCAGCGCCACCATCATCGGTGCCATCACCGGCGGCGGCATCGGGTTGCTGCTGACACAGGCGATCATCACCCAGAAGGACTGGGAAGAGGTGTCCTATTACATCATCCTGATCATCCTGATGGTCATGGCGATGGACAGCTTCTCGGGCTGGCTGCGCCGCCGTCTGATCCAGGGCACCGGCGAAGGCACGCACTGA
- a CDS encoding chloramphenicol acetyltransferase, translating to MARLNADAPFIHPDCEITDAQFGAYVEIGRASRVAHSVIGDYSYCDRMADIANAEVGKFSNIASCVRIGATDHPMDKASLHHFHYRSADYFDDAEPDAAWFDHRRSRRARIGNDTWLGHGAQVRPEVSIGHGAVVAGGAIVTRDVPPYMIVAGIPAVPLRARHTRKIADRMMALAWWDWPHARLRETLDDFRSLSAEAFLEKYE from the coding sequence ATGGCCCGCCTGAACGCCGACGCGCCGTTTATCCACCCCGACTGCGAGATCACGGATGCGCAATTCGGGGCCTATGTCGAGATCGGCCGCGCCAGTCGCGTGGCGCACAGTGTGATCGGGGATTATTCCTATTGCGACCGGATGGCCGACATCGCCAATGCCGAAGTGGGCAAGTTCAGCAATATCGCCAGCTGCGTGCGGATCGGGGCCACCGATCATCCGATGGACAAGGCCAGCCTGCACCATTTTCACTACCGCTCGGCCGACTACTTTGACGACGCCGAACCGGATGCCGCATGGTTCGACCACCGCCGCAGCCGCCGTGCACGCATTGGCAACGACACATGGCTGGGCCACGGCGCACAGGTCCGCCCCGAGGTCAGCATCGGCCACGGCGCGGTTGTGGCAGGCGGTGCCATCGTCACCCGCGACGTGCCGCCCTATATGATCGTGGCGGGCATTCCGGCGGTGCCTTTGCGCGCGCGCCATACCCGCAAGATAGCCGACCGGATGATGGCGCTGGCATGGTGGGATTGGCCCCACGCCCGCCTGCGCGAAACGCTGGACGATTTCCGAAGCCTCTCTGCCGAGGCGTTTCTGGAAAAATACGAATAG
- a CDS encoding phosphogluconate dehydrogenase C-terminal domain-containing protein translates to MAPKLALMGAGGKMGVRSATNLLQSDFDVAHVEISEAGRARLKDAIGVDCVPVEEALKGADVVLLAVPDTAIRAVAASIIDMVPAGAMVVCLDAAGPFAGHLPKRDDVTYFVTHPCHPPIYNDEQTEAGRKDYFGGIAAQQGIVNALMQGPEEHYALGEKVGRAIYAPVARSHRVTVEQMALLEPGLSETVCASLLDVMREAMDEVVRRGVPKEAARDFLLGHMNILGAVIFDEIDGVFSDACNKAITFGKPMLMRDDWKRVFEPDEIAASIQRIT, encoded by the coding sequence ATGGCACCTAAACTGGCGTTGATGGGCGCGGGCGGCAAGATGGGCGTGCGCAGTGCCACGAACCTGTTGCAATCAGACTTTGACGTGGCCCACGTCGAGATTTCCGAGGCAGGCCGCGCGCGGCTGAAGGATGCCATCGGCGTCGACTGCGTTCCTGTCGAAGAGGCGCTGAAAGGTGCCGATGTGGTGCTGCTGGCGGTGCCGGATACGGCCATCCGCGCGGTGGCGGCGTCGATCATCGACATGGTGCCAGCGGGCGCGATGGTGGTCTGTCTGGACGCGGCGGGCCCCTTTGCAGGGCATCTGCCCAAGCGGGACGACGTGACCTATTTCGTGACGCACCCGTGCCATCCGCCGATCTACAACGATGAACAGACCGAGGCAGGCCGCAAGGATTATTTTGGCGGGATTGCCGCGCAGCAGGGCATCGTGAACGCGCTGATGCAGGGGCCGGAAGAACACTATGCCTTGGGCGAAAAAGTGGGCCGTGCGATCTATGCACCCGTCGCGCGCAGTCACCGTGTGACGGTCGAACAGATGGCGCTGCTGGAGCCGGGCCTGTCCGAAACCGTTTGTGCATCGCTGCTGGACGTGATGCGCGAGGCGATGGACGAGGTCGTGCGGCGCGGCGTGCCGAAAGAGGCCGCACGCGATTTCCTGCTGGGACACATGAATATCCTGGGTGCCGTGATCTTTGACGAGATCGACGGCGTGTTCTCGGATGCCTGCAACAAGGCGATCACATTCGGCAAGCCGATGCTGATGCGCGACGACTGGAAGCGGGTGTTCGAGCCTGACGAGATTGCCGCCAGTATCCAGCGCATCACCTGA
- the nanR gene encoding transcriptional regulator NanR, whose protein sequence is MSTPTDPIPRRKLSDEVFDRLHAMIVEGAVAPGDPMPSERALMDRFGVGRPVVREALQTLNTMGLITVSHGERSRVNAITPQSALAQLDGMAQTLLSIAPENLGHLKDARRMFELGLVRVAALQRTEDDLTALHHLIAMQAAARDQPDDFVAADIAFHARIIAIAGNPVITALADAMLKWIFHNHGTLLRWSGHEDTTLSEHRQIVAAIAARDADAAVAHMATHLDRSAGLQPRD, encoded by the coding sequence ATGTCCACACCCACCGACCCGATCCCGCGCCGCAAGCTTTCGGACGAGGTCTTTGACCGCCTGCACGCCATGATCGTCGAAGGGGCCGTTGCCCCGGGCGATCCGATGCCGTCCGAACGCGCGCTGATGGACCGGTTCGGCGTTGGTCGTCCCGTGGTGCGCGAGGCCTTGCAGACCCTGAACACCATGGGCCTGATCACCGTCAGCCACGGCGAACGCAGCCGCGTCAACGCGATCACCCCGCAAAGCGCGCTGGCGCAGCTGGACGGCATGGCGCAAACGCTGCTGTCCATCGCGCCCGAGAACCTCGGCCACCTCAAGGACGCAAGGCGCATGTTCGAACTGGGCCTTGTCCGCGTCGCCGCCCTGCAACGGACCGAGGACGACCTGACCGCCCTGCACCACCTGATCGCCATGCAGGCCGCCGCCCGTGACCAGCCAGACGACTTCGTCGCCGCCGACATCGCCTTTCACGCGCGCATCATCGCCATTGCGGGCAATCCGGTGATCACCGCGCTGGCCGATGCCATGCTGAAATGGATTTTCCACAACCACGGCACCCTGCTGCGCTGGTCGGGTCACGAGGACACCACCCTTTCCGAACACCGCCAGATCGTCGCTGCCATCGCAGCCCGTGACGCCGACGCGGCGGTGGCCCATATGGCCACCCACCTTGACCGCTCTGCCGGATTGCAACCGCGCGACTGA